The following coding sequences lie in one Vibrio casei genomic window:
- a CDS encoding DUF4144 family protein, with protein sequence MINWPCMLKLEGDDELIYLNSEKELNGECEGLIWDQEDRVIDSKGFVYSMMTKNSVIRLQHDQIQISVEDASKLIQSHEFCRAEVCLTKIQFDSVFEAVKSLE encoded by the coding sequence ATGATTAACTGGCCTTGTATGCTGAAGTTAGAAGGTGATGATGAACTTATCTATTTAAATTCAGAAAAAGAGTTGAATGGTGAGTGTGAAGGTTTAATTTGGGATCAAGAAGACCGTGTGATTGATTCTAAAGGATTTGTTTATTCTATGATGACTAAAAATTCTGTGATTAGATTACAGCATGATCAAATTCAGATTTCTGTGGAAGATGCCTCTAAATTGATTCAATCGCATGAGTTTTGTCGCGCCGAGGTCTGTTTAACAAAAATTCAGTTTGATTCAGTCTTTGAGGCTGTTAAGTCTTTGGAATAA
- a CDS encoding TIGR02450 family Trp-rich protein, with the protein MNQVNPKKLHKSKWTSVKPMNREKHFLVSDVEFEEDGTVILCKLEAVLSKTEYSIDWKELKSSEKWIQGWK; encoded by the coding sequence ATGAACCAAGTTAATCCTAAAAAATTACACAAGAGTAAGTGGACATCCGTAAAGCCAATGAATAGGGAAAAGCATTTCTTGGTGTCAGACGTCGAATTTGAAGAAGATGGGACGGTGATTTTGTGTAAATTGGAAGCTGTTCTGTCAAAAACAGAATATTCAATCGATTGGAAAGAATTGAAAAGCTCGGAAAAGTGGATTCAAGGTTGGAAATAA
- a CDS encoding GNAT family N-acetyltransferase → MNIRLIAQDDLPKAAIIHASAFVRQSDSLEWLECSFKAFPRYMVFVAETESDIVGYIIWSQKSGFRPEVVLELEQLAVSPESQKKGIGRALIMESLPLVKRQLALKNAVLKTILVTTRTDNYAQELYKSTIGAEVETVISNLYSADEVLMIARNLS, encoded by the coding sequence TTGAATATTCGTTTGATAGCTCAAGATGACCTCCCTAAGGCCGCGATAATTCATGCATCGGCATTTGTACGGCAAAGTGACTCACTAGAATGGTTAGAGTGTAGTTTTAAGGCATTTCCTCGTTATATGGTGTTCGTTGCCGAAACGGAAAGCGACATAGTCGGATATATTATATGGTCTCAAAAAAGTGGATTTCGTCCAGAAGTCGTTTTAGAGCTTGAGCAACTCGCTGTCTCTCCAGAGAGTCAAAAAAAAGGTATAGGTAGGGCGCTTATTATGGAATCTTTACCACTAGTAAAACGCCAGCTTGCTTTAAAAAACGCAGTATTAAAAACTATTTTAGTGACGACCCGAACAGATAATTATGCCCAAGAGCTTTACAAAAGTACTATTGGGGCTGAAGTCGAAACGGTGATATCGAATCTTTATTCAGCCGATGAAGTCTTAATGATCGCTCGCAATCTAAGCTAG
- a CDS encoding SpoVR family protein — MVTKTRAHPFHNHSHPGFPLPAGPDWTFDSLELYHTEIKRVAQHYRLDTYPNQIEVITAEQMMDAYSSVGMPINYHHWSYGKRFIQTEQNYKHGHMGLAYEIVINSDPCISYLMEENTITMQALVMAHACYGHNSFFKGNYLFQSWTDASSIIDYLLFARTYITECEEKYGIDHVEQTLDSCHALMNYGVDRYKRPEKISILEEKARQESREAYLQSQVNELWRTVPKSKVDEHKDAPRFPSEPQENLLYFIEKHAPLLEPWQREIVRIVRKVSQYFYPQKQTQVMNEGWATFWHYTILNHLYDEGIVEDKFILEFLHSHTNVIAQPNYNSPYYNGINPYALGFAMFQDIRRICENPTAEDKEWFPEMAGEDWLDTLHFAMHNFKDESFISQYLSPKVIRDFKLFAVLDDDRKNHIKISAIHDENGYQAIREKLASQYNLSNLEPNLQVWNVNVRGDRSLTLQHIPQDRIPLNGNYPEVLKHLHRLWGFDVILEELKESGHREILATCPPKTAQGHNGIT, encoded by the coding sequence ATGGTTACAAAAACGAGAGCACATCCATTCCATAACCATTCACATCCTGGCTTCCCTTTACCAGCAGGCCCAGATTGGACATTCGATTCATTAGAGCTATACCACACCGAAATAAAACGAGTGGCGCAGCATTATCGTTTGGATACCTACCCTAACCAAATCGAAGTCATCACTGCAGAGCAAATGATGGATGCCTATTCCAGTGTCGGAATGCCAATTAATTATCACCATTGGTCATATGGTAAAAGGTTCATTCAAACAGAGCAAAACTACAAACACGGACACATGGGGCTTGCCTATGAAATCGTCATTAATTCTGACCCATGTATTTCATATTTAATGGAAGAAAACACCATCACCATGCAAGCCCTTGTCATGGCACATGCTTGTTATGGTCATAATTCCTTTTTTAAAGGTAATTACTTATTTCAATCTTGGACGGATGCCAGCTCAATTATCGATTATTTATTATTCGCAAGAACGTACATTACTGAGTGTGAAGAAAAATATGGCATTGACCACGTAGAACAAACGCTCGACTCTTGTCATGCATTAATGAACTATGGGGTCGATCGCTACAAACGCCCTGAAAAAATATCTATATTAGAGGAAAAAGCACGCCAAGAATCTCGTGAAGCTTACTTGCAATCACAAGTGAATGAACTGTGGCGAACCGTTCCTAAATCAAAAGTGGATGAGCATAAAGATGCGCCGCGCTTCCCAAGCGAACCTCAAGAAAACTTGCTGTATTTCATCGAGAAACATGCTCCATTGTTAGAACCTTGGCAGCGTGAAATTGTGCGCATAGTGCGTAAAGTCAGCCAATATTTCTACCCACAAAAACAAACCCAAGTAATGAATGAAGGCTGGGCGACTTTCTGGCATTACACCATATTGAACCACTTATACGATGAAGGCATTGTGGAAGATAAATTCATCTTAGAATTTCTTCATAGCCACACCAACGTAATTGCCCAGCCCAATTACAATAGCCCTTATTATAATGGTATTAACCCTTACGCACTGGGTTTTGCTATGTTTCAGGATATTCGACGAATTTGTGAAAACCCAACCGCGGAAGATAAAGAATGGTTTCCTGAAATGGCCGGAGAGGATTGGTTAGACACCCTGCATTTTGCGATGCACAATTTTAAAGATGAAAGCTTTATTAGCCAATATCTATCGCCAAAGGTCATTCGAGATTTTAAGCTCTTTGCCGTATTAGACGACGACAGAAAAAATCATATCAAAATCAGTGCTATTCACGATGAAAATGGCTATCAAGCTATTCGAGAAAAGCTCGCGTCACAATACAACCTCAGTAATCTAGAGCCCAATCTCCAAGTATGGAATGTCAATGTACGTGGCGATCGTTCTTTAACCTTACAACACATTCCACAAGATAGAATCCCACTGAATGGTAACTATCCAGAAGTGCTGAAACACTTACATCGACTTTGGGGGTTTGATGTCATTCTTGAAGAATTGAAGGAGTCTGGGCATAGAGAGATCTTAGCAACCTGCCCGCCAAAGACGGCGCAAGGCCATAATGGTATTACTTAA
- a CDS encoding YeaH/YhbH family protein — protein MAQFIDRRLNGKKKSTVNRQRFIRRNKEQIKKSVAEAVKKRSITNTESGEDVSIPNQDIGEPAFHQGKGGTKERVHPGNDQFITGDQIDRPPAGGGSGGSGQGDASNDGEGQDDFIFQISKDEYLDILFEDLELPNLQKNQVNKITEWKSHRSGYKTAGIPSNIAIVRSLQQSLARRTAMTASKRRQLKELESLFDEVHITEPAQPLEEKRIKNEIEELRQKIASVPFIDTFDLRFKNYERRPIPSSQAVMFCLMDVSGSMDQATKEIAKRFYVLLYLFLTRTYDNVEVVFIRHHTQAKEVDEHEFFYSQETGGTIVSSALKMMSEIIKDRFPTNEWNIYAAQASDGDNWADDSPKCHEILVKQLLPYCRYYSYIEITKRAHQTLWTEYEKLGKEFDNFAMKNIQSVDDIFPIFRELFQKQTQ, from the coding sequence ATGGCACAATTTATTGATAGACGTTTAAACGGGAAAAAGAAAAGTACCGTCAACAGACAACGTTTTATACGCCGCAATAAAGAACAGATCAAAAAATCTGTCGCTGAAGCGGTAAAAAAACGTTCTATTACCAATACCGAAAGTGGTGAGGATGTATCTATTCCAAACCAAGATATTGGTGAGCCCGCTTTTCATCAAGGCAAAGGCGGCACAAAAGAACGCGTTCATCCAGGTAACGACCAATTCATTACTGGCGACCAAATTGATCGCCCACCAGCAGGCGGTGGTAGTGGTGGATCGGGGCAAGGCGATGCCAGCAATGATGGTGAAGGCCAAGACGATTTCATTTTTCAAATATCAAAAGATGAATATCTTGATATATTATTTGAAGATTTGGAGCTACCTAACTTACAAAAAAATCAGGTCAATAAGATAACCGAATGGAAGTCGCACCGCTCTGGCTATAAAACCGCTGGGATCCCTTCAAATATTGCGATTGTCCGCTCTCTACAACAATCACTCGCACGCAGAACCGCCATGACGGCTTCCAAACGACGCCAGTTAAAAGAATTAGAGAGCCTTTTCGATGAAGTCCACATAACAGAACCCGCCCAACCACTCGAAGAAAAGCGTATTAAAAACGAAATTGAAGAATTAAGACAAAAAATTGCCAGCGTGCCTTTTATTGATACCTTTGATCTTCGTTTTAAAAACTACGAACGGCGCCCTATTCCTTCTAGCCAAGCCGTTATGTTTTGCTTAATGGATGTTTCAGGCTCAATGGACCAAGCGACAAAAGAAATCGCAAAACGCTTTTACGTATTGCTGTACTTATTTCTCACCCGAACTTACGACAACGTCGAAGTGGTCTTTATACGTCACCACACCCAAGCAAAAGAAGTTGATGAGCATGAGTTTTTTTACTCCCAAGAAACCGGCGGTACTATCGTTTCTAGCGCCCTAAAAATGATGAGCGAAATAATCAAAGATCGCTTTCCCACCAACGAATGGAATATTTACGCTGCACAAGCATCGGATGGTGATAACTGGGCAGATGACTCTCCAAAATGCCATGAAATATTGGTTAAGCAACTGCTCCCTTATTGTCGTTACTATTCGTATATCGAAATCACCAAGCGCGCCCACCAAACCTTGTGGACTGAATATGAAAAACTCGGCAAAGAATTTGATAATTTTGCTATGAAGAACATTCAAAGTGTTGATGACATATTTCCTATTTTCCGAGAGCTCTTTCAAAAGCAAACGCAATAA
- a CDS encoding PrkA family serine protein kinase — translation MSIFDHYQSRYEASKEEELSLQDFLALCQQDKSAYANAAERLLLAIGEPEIIDTSKEPRLSRIFSNRVISRYKTFEHFYGMEEAIEQIVSYLKHAAQGLEERKQILYLLGPVGGGKSSLAEKIKALMQQMPIYVLSANGVRSPVNDHPFSLFNVDEDGELLKSEYGIDPRYLRSIMSPWAAKRLHEFGGDITKFKVVKVRPSILDQVAIAKTEPGDENNQDISSLVGKVDIRKLEHFSQDDPDAYSYSGALCKANQGVMEFVEMFKAPIKVLHPLLTATQEGNYNGTEGLSALPFEGMILAHSNESEWQTFRHNKNNEAFLDRVYIVKVPYCLRASEEIKIYQKLLSNSELTQAPCSPSTLDILAQFSILSRLKEPENSSLFSKMRVYDGETLKDTDPKAKSYQEYRDYAGVDEGMSGLSTRFAFKILSRVFNFDQTEVAANPVHLFYVIEQQVEREQFPQETADKYLEYLKGYLVPKYVEFIGKEIQTAYLESYSEYGQNIFDRYVTYADFWIQDQEYRDPETGQLFDRSALNDELEKIEKTAGISNPKDFRNEIVNFVLRARANNKGHNPVWTSYEKLRTVIEKKMFSNTEELLPVISFNAKTSTDDQKKHDNFVARMMEKGYTKKQVRLLAEWYLRVRKSS, via the coding sequence TGATACCTCAAAAGAACCTCGGCTTAGCCGGATTTTTTCCAACCGTGTCATTTCACGTTATAAAACGTTTGAACATTTCTACGGAATGGAAGAAGCGATTGAGCAAATTGTGTCTTACTTAAAACATGCAGCGCAAGGTTTAGAAGAGCGCAAACAGATACTCTACTTACTTGGCCCTGTTGGTGGTGGTAAATCCTCGCTCGCTGAAAAAATAAAAGCTTTAATGCAGCAAATGCCCATTTATGTACTTTCTGCTAACGGGGTACGAAGCCCTGTAAATGACCATCCATTTAGCCTATTTAACGTCGATGAAGATGGCGAACTGTTAAAGAGTGAATATGGCATAGATCCACGTTATCTACGCTCTATCATGTCACCTTGGGCTGCGAAACGTCTACACGAATTTGGCGGTGACATTACCAAATTTAAAGTAGTTAAAGTTCGCCCTTCTATCTTAGATCAAGTTGCCATCGCCAAAACAGAACCAGGCGATGAAAACAACCAAGATATTTCATCTTTAGTAGGGAAAGTTGATATTCGGAAACTTGAACATTTTTCACAAGATGATCCAGATGCCTACAGCTATTCTGGTGCACTATGTAAAGCGAACCAAGGCGTCATGGAATTTGTCGAGATGTTCAAAGCGCCGATTAAAGTCTTACACCCATTATTAACTGCAACTCAAGAAGGTAATTACAACGGCACAGAAGGGCTTTCGGCCTTACCCTTTGAAGGTATGATTTTGGCACACTCCAACGAATCCGAATGGCAAACCTTCCGTCATAATAAAAATAATGAAGCTTTCTTAGACCGTGTCTATATCGTGAAAGTCCCTTACTGCTTACGCGCATCAGAAGAAATTAAAATCTACCAAAAACTACTGTCGAACAGTGAATTAACTCAAGCGCCATGCTCACCTAGCACGTTAGATATATTGGCTCAATTTAGTATTTTATCTCGCCTAAAAGAGCCAGAAAATTCATCATTGTTTTCTAAAATGCGCGTTTATGATGGCGAAACCTTAAAAGACACCGATCCAAAAGCTAAAAGCTATCAAGAATACCGTGACTATGCTGGTGTAGACGAAGGCATGTCCGGGCTTTCCACTCGTTTTGCTTTTAAGATTCTGTCTCGCGTCTTTAACTTTGACCAAACAGAAGTCGCGGCTAACCCTGTTCATCTCTTTTATGTGATTGAACAACAAGTCGAACGAGAACAATTCCCACAAGAAACCGCCGATAAATATCTTGAATATTTAAAAGGCTACTTAGTGCCTAAATATGTCGAATTTATCGGTAAAGAAATTCAAACGGCTTACCTTGAATCGTATTCCGAGTATGGTCAAAACATTTTTGATCGCTACGTAACTTACGCTGATTTTTGGATCCAAGATCAAGAATATCGAGACCCAGAAACCGGTCAACTATTTGACCGATCAGCTTTAAATGACGAGTTGGAGAAAATTGAGAAAACTGCTGGTATCAGTAATCCAAAAGATTTCCGAAACGAAATCGTTAACTTTGTATTACGCGCAAGAGCGAACAACAAAGGCCATAATCCAGTCTGGACCAGCTATGAAAAACTTCGCACCGTTATAGAGAAAAAAATGTTCTCGAATACCGAAGAGCTTTTACCTGTAATTTCATTTAATGCAAAAACCTCTACCGATGATCAGAAAAAACACGACAACTTTGTTGCTCGTATGATGGAGAAAGGCTACACCAAAAAACAAGTTCGCTTGTTGGCAGAATGGTACTTACGCGTACGTAAATCATCATAA